The sequence ATTTTATGGCTACTAACAAAACATTAACTATTGATAGAGACTCGCAATTCTCCTCAAGTTTTTTCTCATTTTGCATGATAAGGGCATGATATGAACATATGATGTAGTAAATAAAAAACTTTGAAGGACATATGCGTGCCTCAGTGCCAGAgtataaaatttttcttacaATCCTGCACACTTAAAAACTTTCTCAAAAATCTATTGACGCCTGTTCGAAGTCATACCTGAGTTGAAGGCTCTCTTTGTGGCATCCAGGAAGACAAATTCGTCCAGAGATTTCCAGAAAGCATAGCACTTTAAAAGCAAAAACATAGTCAAACAGTATTTTCCACCTGAAATCCAAAATGGAAGGAGAGATTTATTTCAGGAGAAAAGGTGAACACATGTACCTTGATGTTGTATTTTGACCTGAATGAGTGGGAATGTAACCTGAGGTATTACCACCAGAGCAGACCATGAATTTAGGTCTCCTAACACAAGTTGACTacaaaaaaataagaaagaaaGTTCAGCTTTATTTAAATAGATCCGTGTCGATCttacaacaaataaaaaaacaaggCAGAAAAAGGTGCAGTTGAGATGCACATAGGAATGAACAAAATTTTTGCCCAAAACAAAGAAGCGAAATATAATCCAAAACTATTCCAGTAATAGAAGATATGCATTTCATCAGAAAACACATTCTTTACAGCTACTAAACTGCAGTCAAAGACGCAGAACACCTCCTTTAAGCCATGCAATTCAGATAGTTAGTGTTTAGAAACATAAAAGTTTCATGATACTCACAAGCCATGGGGAGGATTCAATGCCAGCGTAGAAGGATGTCCCAGGAATCAAGATGTTGAACAACCCAAGAGTATCTGAAGCCAGACAAAGATATCAGGAATACAAACAAAACtttaacataaaattaaattacgAGGAAACATGATGGATTGCCGGAAAAGGGAAGCTGGGCAACATACATGCATATCCAGATAGAATACCACATAAGTGTCCAAGTAGCGAGACATTTGTCATAAGAAGTTGAAAAACCACTAACAGGATCCATACATACCTGATTTAAGTTTTCAAAATGAAAATTGTCACACAAAGATATTATCAGGTGTACCCCAtctgaaaaaaaatcaaatagatCTTCTAGAGATAAATGTAACTCACCATTTTGCAGGCACATTGAAAAGTCCAAAGACACTGCAGATAAGAGGAAAAATTAGTTGGCTTGTCTGTATTAGCTTTTCAAACATGATGTCTATCAATATTTGTTCCATTCAGCTGAATTTAATCTTGAATAACAAGAAAAAAGAGGCAGGGGCAACGTGCAGGAAATTAAACTAATCAGACATAACTTAAGAAGTCGGACCTTCGAGATTGAACTCCACTGAGGTTTGTCTCGATCACAATCATGGAGAATAGTATTCCTGAGAATCCTATGGCACACTCATTCATGAGAGAATGAAAAAGATGGAAAGGATTATATGTCCCCACCAGAGCTATTAGAAGATGAAGTATGGCATTGCTTGTAGCCAGCAGAATGATTACATACAGCATACGTATGGATCCCATAATTCTTTCCAGTTCAGAACCCATTGGGACCAGCGCCAACATATTGAATAGGACGTGCAGAAGAGAACCATGAAAAATAATAGCAGTATATATCCTGTAAACTGTAAAAAGAAATCAAAAAGTGAACACAAAGACACCGTGAAAAAACCTTCACACGGTGATGTTAAGAGGTCTCTCATATAAGAGAAGTGCATGGTATAACCAAACTTAGGGCCTCAACTTGTAAGATATTAGAATAAGGGCCTGACATCCTCATATAATCTTTCAATTTGGATAAAATATAATTGTTTTCCTTAATCAATTTACATGTAAATTAGTCATCTACGTATTTGATGATTTGTTAGTTAGTATAGGAACACTACTATTCTAAATGATATAATAGCCCAGAGCATGTTTTAACTTTTAATCGCTCCCCTTAAGAAGGCTTCCTATTACTTTCGGGTTTTCAACTTCGTTTTTCCTTCTCTTTACCGGTTATCAAAAGTTGCgtgcataaaataaaatagtatatgcaataaattaattattatattttaaaaattataatttaatgtattttaCGGATTCTTTTTATAAAAAAGATAGTTTATTAGTAATATATGAATTATTGTAGCATCACccctttttttatttgaattaaaaaccGTAAGGACCTAGTGCCGTATAAATGGACATCATGAATTCATGATTCATGAGTTAAAAGTCTTCGGACTCAATAATCAAGTACACTATATGTGTTAATCACTACGATATGTTTGAATTtactttatttaattattattaataatgccTTGTGATTATACTTAATTTCTACTTGTATTAATATGATTGGAGAGATGAATTGTATGATCATGTTTGTGATATGCAAGTTTGAGCGGctaatttgcatatatgattgcttcaaaatctagagaagaaagataagtaaccccaactcgattgggagagtcggtggattagttatgatatctacttctcaggatcccaaccgacaaatgacgaaatgaaccttgttttgaaaacatgcattgtatttaattttatatcatgattttgatatatgtttgttatgcatgtttagtcgcttttactgggaaatctatttctcaccggagttatccggctattattttgttgtatgtgtcattgcaataggagggagtggaaccgggcaaaggcgtacttgaagaacaaggaaCGGAATgaatatagcgtgatgatccgagttagatgagTTGAGTGAGCTGTTATGATGTAGAGTTGAGCCTTAAACATGATCTTATTATAGCTACTTGCTTTACAACTTATAGATGATCTAGTTGTGGTTtggttgatgtttataggatttgagatATGATGTATATCCTTTGAATTCAACATGTTGTAACTTGATCTTGAATAAATGACAATGCTTCTTGCATGTTTGAGAACTATGTTTATGATTGTAAGGCCTTCTTATGATTAATTCTATCCAAggtatagcatgttagaatgcatgttagatgttgctatggattagATCTTGTATGAATTCTTGCATGAGTTGATATTGGAGGAGAATGCATGAATGGAACTTGTTTTTGACAGCAGCAATATTTCTGGTTTTTCCCTGGAAactgctctcgctcgatcggtgaaatatcACGGATCGAAAGAGGCTTGGAAATCAGGAACAAAACCATGAATatgttgggctcgctcgatcggtcatttcctgaggatcgagcgaggccaacatAAGTTGCAACCGAGAgtttgagcaattgtgctcgctcgatcagtagatttttaccgatcgagcgaggtgctctgactttaaattttttttttttattcttttgtttagacattgattattgtctattattgttgattaattgattatgagagattagaacttgGGTCGtcacaacaagtggtatcagagcaagaaaaattctggacttagatagtcagtgagtggggtagatcgagtcttctgccttacttatttttttttttatcatgctatgatttaattacgtgattgaattacatgttttaaatgcgagcatgatttaatttcaagtattttatttacagtcgattgtatttattttatttgaaagtatgattccGATTCTGAAAGATGCATGCCtactggaatatctgaactGATTAGAGGTATGGATTCTGATGACTTGtgatatgctacctgattatctgaattgattggaagcatgtcttgttgagtacttcaattatttatttaagattgaatcagaaccgagtcttgatcagaggtaagatgatcagaggaggactgagatagatttgatgatttggtatcctaaccattgtgataatcagatatgtctcgaagacctgGACGACCTCCTCTGATACCACAGGTTCCGACTCCTATTCCTCCTATGCC comes from Henckelia pumila isolate YLH828 chromosome 4, ASM3356847v2, whole genome shotgun sequence and encodes:
- the LOC140865272 gene encoding rhomboid-like protein 15 isoform X1, with translation MLALVPMGSELERIMGSIRMLYVIILLATSNAILHLLIALVGTYNPFHLFHSLMNECAIGFSGILFSMIVIETNLSGVQSRSVFGLFNVPAKWYVWILLVVFQLLMTNVSLLGHLCGILSGYAYTLGLFNILIPGTSFYAGIESSPWLSTCVRRPKFMVCSGGNTSGYIPTHSGQNTTSSAMLSGNLWTNLSSWMPQREPSTQAQTSQDSDRFPGRGRTLGSDHNQAASATNSNSSLQARLLDDNSHQISTTIGGEQQKSNGRLPTINSTVEPTRIQAHQSSATSDVEVQKLVAMGFERTQVEVALAAADGDLNVAVEILMSQQG
- the LOC140865272 gene encoding rhomboid-like protein 15 isoform X2, with the translated sequence MLALVPMGSELERIMGSIRMLYVIILLATSNAILHLLIALVGTYNPFHLFHSLMNECAIGFSGILFSMIVIETNLSGVQSRSVFGLFNVPAKWYVWILLVVFQLLMTNVSLLGHLCGILSGYAYTLGLFNILIPGTSFYAGIESSPWLSTCVRRPKFMVCSGGNTSGYIPTHSGQNTTSSAMLSGNLWTNLSSWMPQREPSTQTSQDSDRFPGRGRTLGSDHNQAASATNSNSSLQARLLDDNSHQISTTIGGEQQKSNGRLPTINSTVEPTRIQAHQSSATSDVEVQKLVAMGFERTQVEVALAAADGDLNVAVEILMSQQG